The Drosophila nasuta strain 15112-1781.00 chromosome 2R, ASM2355853v1, whole genome shotgun sequence genome segment CCACCGCCACCCATACCACCTCCGCGCATGCCGCCCATGAAATGACCGCGTCCCATGCCGCGTCCACGTCCTCGCTCAAAGCCCCCGCGCATGGGAGGCCCTCCACCACGGCCTCTATAGCCTCCGCCACGTGGCCCACCAACGGGTGGGGCAGACACTTGTGCAGCTCCTTCCATCAGATTAGCAAACAATCAAGCAAATTAGCAAAAATGCTACTTTCAGTCTAAAATTTACACAATCCCACAACtgatacacactcacacacacacatacacacaataaACTCGGACGCGCACACACGTTTGCCGACTTGGATGTGAAACAACGTTCTTATCTACCATGCAATACGGTAttatttcgatttatttataaaccGCTTTATATTCACTTTTTAACTAGTTAAGATTGCGTTTTTACTGTTTCTTCAACTTAACTAAACATAAAAACGCGTCCGACTTCGAGTGAAAAAATATGGCGGCGAGTATtgatttttatgtgtgtgttgcagtGTAACCGCAAATTAATTTTcgcaatatattattttacgACACAAAATGTACTAAATTGAAGATTACTTAACTGACATAAAAACAGCTTGTGATCTGTTTAATCTTCAAGAAGattaaaaaactttctttccTTTACATAGAATCTGtatttgaacaaaaaaataattatattagaAACACACATCCATGCAAGCAagtatatatcaaataatataccattgCCGTTCACAGGGTGTTTATGACTgttaaaatgaagaaaatcaaaagttatcgataattttagttttgcaaaaCACTGCTAATGTAAACTTAACAGAACTAGTTTTGACATAAACAAACCATTTTCCACGTATTAGAATTGTTTTCccatttgtttttctgtttataCAATGTCGTCATGGATAACAGGATTGGCAGATAAGGCAGagaatatattgaataaaatcgATCAAAATGCTGCTACCGCTTTGCACACTGATGCTGCGCCCAATTTGGATGCAATGAAGAAAAGTTTAACCAGCAACACACAATCCTTGACAACAGCAATATCTCCCGCTAAGCGCCctagcagcagccacagcagcactCCCATGACCTTATCCATGGTGGGCAATAGTGCATCTAGTGCCAAGAGCGAGGGTGCTCATATAGTGACCACGGAGCTGCGGCAAAAATTACCTACTTCAGCAAGTTTTTCTATTGGCAGCGACGTTGGAAGCAACATGGATACACACGAGTTGGCGGCATTCAAGATTGCACTCAGTGAAATCACAGGAGAGCGTGATGAGTTGCGACTGCGTCTGGAGGAGCTCAATCGCGACAGCGAGAACTTGGGTTTAAAGCAACGCGCACAAGAACTGGAGCACCTGACACAAACATTGTCAGAAGAGCGTGATAAAGCTGTGCATGACTTGAACGAGGCGCAATCAGCACACATGGCATATGTGCACTCCATCTCGGAATTGGAATCCAATCTGGCCAAGCTTCAGCAGGAGTACGTGAGCACAGCGCAGAAGCTACAAATGCAGATCAAGGAAACAGATCAACAGCGCACCGAGCTGCAAGAGTATCGCACCAAAGCACAGCGAGCACTGCAAGCCAAGGATGCGCTAATCGCCGAGCTGAAGGCGAATCCCACAAAAGAAGGCGATGGCACCGAGTTGACTAATAAGGACAGCGAATCGCGCTTTTTGCAAATCGAATATGACGCCCTAAAACAGGAGTTGCAGCATGCCAACGAAGAGCAGCAGACACTGCGTCTTCAGCTCGATGGCTACATCGCCCAAGAGAGGCAACATGAGCTGGACATTGGTGTCGCCCGTCAACGTGAACAAACTCTAGCCAAAGAGTTGCGCACGGCCCGGGAGCACAACGTTGCCATCGAGTCTGAGCAACGCATGCTCACCCAGGAGTTATCGTCGCTGCGCCAACAGATGAGCAATCAAATGGCTTCGGCAGCCACGCGATTGCAGGAGAAagagcagcaattgcaacagcagcgccagcaACTCAGCGAGTCCGATGCTTCCAATGCTAAAACTGACTACGAGAATCGTCTTAAGGCACTCACACAATCGCTGGTCGAGCGTCAAGGGTTGCTGGAACGCGTCACATCTGAACGCAATGCACTGCGCCTGCAGCACGAGAATATGCAGCAACAGATTCAACAGAACATGCATGCCATTGAGATGGGGCATCAACGGAACAGCGGCAGTTCACGCAGCACGCTGCTCTCGAACAGCACAGATGATGGTAGACATTGAGAGATTTCTGTTTAtcattgaaatgtaattcaattaacGTTCTTTCTCCACAGTCAAGGCACAGTTTCCCCTACTCATGCATCCAAGTCCCTTTGACAATCGTGTTGCCCGTCGTTTTAAGCGTGCTCTGCGTCATGCCGACTCTGTGGGCATAAGGGTGGGTGCGTTTCTACGTCGTTATCCCATGATGCGTATTGGCATGATTCTCTATGTGGCATTGCTGCATCTGTGGGTCATGTTTGTGCTACTCTCAACGACACCCAACTAAAAATCGAATTCCAATTGAGCaattgtacatatattttcaacatgtgttaagtatgtatgtattatgtattatattttacataagTTATTTGTGGCAAAATTGTAATGTGTTATTAGCTCATTGACAGGGGgtaacaattattatttatttgtaatctGAAGGGAGGAAATAGTAAATTCAATAAACACTTCAACTATGTACAAATCGCAAATCGTAGCTAAAATCTAAATATTAAGCAAACAATTAACAAGACCTAAAAATTCACGCTACATTTTGTTGGAGAACGTCACAGTTCGAATATTGCATACCGACTTCGACTATAAGTCACTACAGTTGTAAGTACAAGTTACTGCCCCtatttcagttgttgttttcgttacTGTGCCTTTTGTTTAAGTACAACATAACAAGTAAGTAGTTTTTTTAAGTTTAGGTTGTGCCTAGCACATTTGTCATTAAAGGTCATCATGTTGATAGAGAGGGGGGGAGAGAGCGAACAAGTAAGAGAGGAAGTTGATTTCAGTAGTAGAGACTTTTAGGGCGATTGGCGTAAAATAAGCGCTATATACCCCGCAGACGTGTATATCAGTCATCGGCATAATAGCTCACATAAACCGCATCGCCACCGATGCTAATCAGACACTGACCCTGCAAAGAGAGTAAAAAAAGTTGAAGATGACccttcaaatatttaaatatcaatacATTACTTGATTTTTATGCTGATTATCGAACAATATCAGTTCGGTTATGTAGAAAGAGACCATGGCATTGCCACCCAGCGAAGCAATATGGGCACGCACCACAGCTAAAAGCTCAGTGATGAAGCCATGAACAAATCCACTAATGCCACCATTCTCGCGTATGGAAGTGCTCTCTCTGATGAAGAAAAAGTTTAGATTGCCCAAATACTTTTCGATGCGACCGCCGGGTATAAAGCTAAGCGGCGTTAGGTCGACACCATAACGATCTCGTAGCGGAAACTGGTGGAAGTATACAAATTAGCGAATTACAAACACAATTCTATTCTCAATTTACTCACATAGCGAGTGCGCGTCACTGGCGCTATGTTGAGCGACTTGGCGGATGGCAAAGCTGTGGTCAGATTTCCCAGACGAGATGGCGATGTCTTACGTTGCTTAAATGAGCTCATGCCAAAGGGCGGTATTGCTGTGCTTGTGGGCGTTGGAGTATCTACAACTTGATCCTCGTCCAGCGGAAATATGTAGTCCTCTTCCTGCAGCATTCGTTTGCCATTCAACTCGGGTTGCGACTGTGCTGCGTGTACAGCGGATACAGGTTGTGTTTGCGCCTGCATTACTGCATCGTTGAAGCCATTTTGCTGCACAGCGGGCGCTCCACGACGGCGGTATTTCACTTTATTGGCATCACTCAATCCCATCGCCATGCCAGTGACCAGCAATTGGATTTGGTCCTGTCAAAGCAATAAGTTAGCtatgtatatgtttttattcCACTTGAATTACTTACGGATTCGGGCAAATCCAGTCGGAAGCGCAGATCGCAAATGGCACAAGGTATCATGGTGCGCAGCTTGAAATAAATAGTTTGCAGCAGCCTTTCGGGAAATGAGGAAATATGTTACTTCAACTATTAAAATCTTTATAATGATCTTTAACTTACCGCTGAAAGTGCTTGGGAAAACCATTTACATTTTGTCCAACTTCAAGGCGTGCACGCCAGACTTGCGTGAACATCTGTAGATTCTTCACCGCATCCAAGTCGAGCATGCCCGGCACCTGTTGTGTGTTGACCACATGGAAGCCCTCAGGCGGATACGGCTCCATCAGCAGCGATATAATCTCCAGATCCTCAATATCATCCACCTCTAGCACACACAACTCTTTATTGCCgcaattcaaatcaatttcattcatttcctCATCATCCGAGTCATCCGTATCTGATTGCTTATCGCCCGCAGCACCACTCGAGCTGGCCAAATCGGGATCCATGCTCTTCAACTgatatatttcctgattgcGCTCGAATGTCTCCTGCAGTTTCTTCTGCAGCTCATTGAGTTTTTGCTTGTCTGTCCACGAATTGCCGGCCACAATTTTGGGCACCTGTGGAACAGGCAGTGCACTTAAAAACAGCGCTGTGCCTGTGGCTATTAATGCTATCATGCGTTCCCCAATTGCCACTTGGGTGCGCAGTCCAAATATGGCATTCATGCCCTTGGCCTTCAACTTATTTATGAGCACACGATGCAGCTCGTACTCCAAGAACGGAAGCCCATCGGATATTTCTTTGGCATTGAGTTCGGCACGCAAATCCCTTTTAGCGCGCACCACCTGTGCTTGCATAAAACAACCGCGTCCGCTGACTTGCACGTATTCCGGCACTTCCAGTGTGGCCAATAGCACGTCAGGCACTCGACCCTTTCGGCAGATAGCACACTTCTTCATCTTCACATTGAATGGCACCGAGTTAAGATTATAGGGCACATGACACACCGCACAAGTGTTGCGTGGCGCATTCGGAGGCGGCAAGCCGTAGCGTTTCCCTGCCGAGCCATTCGATGTGCCCAGGGAGCCGTTGTCTTTGCCAGAGGTTGCCGCATCACCTATGCTGCCGTTTGGTTCACGTTCCTCCAGCGAATTTGACATGGCAGCCACAGTATTGCTTTGTTTCGAAATGGCAAAGATGTCAGTTTGCGACACTGAACGATTAAAGACCATGTTGATAACAGCTGCGGTGCCCGTAGCAGACAAGACGCAAACATCATCACTACAAAATAGAATAGCAAACGGTTAGAAATGGTTTACACttgtcattaaaaatataaagaaactGTAATCACTATTTTATTctgaataaaattataatggcaatgatttttatacccgctacccatagggtagaagggtattataactttgtgccgacaggaaatgtatgtaacaggtagaaggaggcatctccgaccctataaagtatatatattcttgatcagcgtcaacagccgagacgatatagccatgtccgtctgtccgtctgtgtgtctgtccgtccgtccgtatgaacacctagatctcagagactataagacatagagctataattttttttcgacagcattggttatgtttgcacgcagatcaagtttgtttcaaatttttgccacgcccacttccgcccccgaaaatcagaataatcgaataacaagcctaatttaaaagctagagttacgcattttggtatatacaataattactatagtatttatgatttctgaaaatttggttgcgatcagataaaaattgtggaagttattaaagaaatacttttgtatgggcaaaaacgcttacttactaggggtctgagttgctttggccgacaatctggtatattgtgccgtctatggtatattttgaataggtgtactatatcgatataccaaacataccgtttggtatatttttagtattttttagtattttcggtatattttgaaaatgataccgcaatattttgcctttattaaaaatgtgtagcgtgtatctcacagtcgagcacactcgactgtaactttcttacttgttagttttttttttgtttttcatcaacaaaaattgtaaatttcaagTAACAATACTTTtagtaaatttatatatgaaatgtaaaaataataataaccatatacatatgtatatatgtatgtatttgttatgcaaaattgattattattgtgacAACAATATTGATAGATCGtcaaataagaaatttaattaattttgttagtCTATTCGtataaacacacatatatcTATGAAATATACTACTTACGATATGGTTGTGGACTCGGCGTACCCCAGCACCACATTGCAGCCCAATGATCTTGCATGCGAACGAATTTCCATACGCAGCTCGGTCCACCAGCTATCACGCACCTCGGGCTCATCGGGATTTGGCACTCGCTCCAGAAGTTTGACTGAACGGGCAGCCACAGTAGCACCCAGATGCAGTATAAACCCAGTTGGATATTTGGTCATGGTTAAGAATGGATATTCCAGCATGTCCAGACTATCGGTTGCCTTATTGCCCACAGTGGGTGTCGTTAGGCGCATCATTGCCGTTGCTGCCGCCAAACGTTCGCTGGCCACACAAATCGAGTTGCCTATGAATGGAAAAATCAGCTAGATGATTTATTTGTGGGTCAATATTGAGATCTACCAAGATGGATTGACAGATATACAACGTCAAAGTCTTAGGCTTAGGTAGGCGGATACACCGATAGGATAGAGATGTGTTTGTAAAcgacattatatatatatatatatatactgtagTTCCCATAAAACTGTATACGATTAGGAGGCGTGTTTCCATTcgtataaattcaatttattatcgaaattcattaatttattattaaactatTAATGTATGATTAAAACTTCATTATCCACGATgaacaattttgaaatggaAACAGGCCattgaatatttgaaaataacaattttaagcaaattataGAAATCAGATTAGTTCCTGAAAGTTTTCAAGATTAATAATTCAGTTAATCTTAGGATGGCGATAGAGTATTGTGTTCTTCAGTCAAATCCTTACAGTAGATATGATATTATGATAAGCACAGAATGATCTTAAAAGGCTGCAAACATAGCTGTTCTTTCAAAGTTAACTACTTAGATATGTATGCGCATTGAAGATGAGCTGATATgatataattcaaatttcaagTGTTTTTTGTCGTAATGAtctaatatatagtatagcaATAGACATCGCGACAAgcatgaatatataaataaatatttattttgagaaCTTACAAGCTAGTCGGGTAAATAGACATATAGAGCGTTATGtcgatgtttttgtttatattggAATGGATATCAGGTTAGGCTAAAGAGAGACaggagagatagagagagcaagagagtg includes the following:
- the LOC132787465 gene encoding golgin-84; amino-acid sequence: MSSWITGLADKAENILNKIDQNAATALHTDAAPNLDAMKKSLTSNTQSLTTAISPAKRPSSSHSSTPMTLSMVGNSASSAKSEGAHIVTTELRQKLPTSASFSIGSDVGSNMDTHELAAFKIALSEITGERDELRLRLEELNRDSENLGLKQRAQELEHLTQTLSEERDKAVHDLNEAQSAHMAYVHSISELESNLAKLQQEYVSTAQKLQMQIKETDQQRTELQEYRTKAQRALQAKDALIAELKANPTKEGDGTELTNKDSESRFLQIEYDALKQELQHANEEQQTLRLQLDGYIAQERQHELDIGVARQREQTLAKELRTAREHNVAIESEQRMLTQELSSLRQQMSNQMASAATRLQEKEQQLQQQRQQLSESDASNAKTDYENRLKALTQSLVERQGLLERVTSERNALRLQHENMQQQIQQNMHAIEMGHQRNSGSSRSTLLSNSTDDVKAQFPLLMHPSPFDNRVARRFKRALRHADSVGIRVGAFLRRYPMMRIGMILYVALLHLWVMFVLLSTTPN
- the LOC132787463 gene encoding C2 domain-containing protein 5 isoform X1 — encoded protein: MPGKVGVKIKAARNLPVMDKSSETTDAFVEIKLANKEHKTEVFKKSLNPTWNTDWFRFEVDDAELQDEPLQIRLMDYDTYSANDAIGKVNISLNPLCLESSSQAAHGKGTVLSGWIPVFDTMHGIRGEINVIVKVDLFSDVNKFRQSSCGIPFFHSQCVPFGYRAQVIHGFVEELVVNDDPEYQWIDKIRTPRASNEARQVVFLKLSGQVQRKMGLKAINMGANAVIGYTQCFDLEGDVGVVARGVGTAVTLIKDTTSSQPNSADVALIEESSNDLQQQQMQQQQQQSPAAHAQGGVLIPTTIATLENNANAKKFASPVGSNRLKLTPSPSKSGISGGANADSASTSTTSTATTMVPAKELGEICRRSSDSDLSVTPKGNSICVASERLAAATAMMRLTTPTVGNKATDSLDMLEYPFLTMTKYPTGFILHLGATVAARSVKLLERVPNPDEPEVRDSWWTELRMEIRSHARSLGCNVVLGYAESTTISDDVCVLSATGTAAVINMVFNRSVSQTDIFAISKQSNTVAAMSNSLEEREPNGSIGDAATSGKDNGSLGTSNGSAGKRYGLPPPNAPRNTCAVCHVPYNLNSVPFNVKMKKCAICRKGRVPDVLLATLEVPEYVQVSGRGCFMQAQVVRAKRDLRAELNAKEISDGLPFLEYELHRVLINKLKAKGMNAIFGLRTQVAIGERMIALIATGTALFLSALPVPQVPKIVAGNSWTDKQKLNELQKKLQETFERNQEIYQLKSMDPDLASSSGAAGDKQSDTDDSDDEEMNEIDLNCGNKELCVLEVDDIEDLEIISLLMEPYPPEGFHVVNTQQVPGMLDLDAVKNLQMFTQVWRARLEVGQNVNGFPKHFQRLLQTIYFKLRTMIPCAICDLRFRLDLPESDQIQLLVTGMAMGLSDANKVKYRRRGAPAVQQNGFNDAVMQAQTQPVSAVHAAQSQPELNGKRMLQEEDYIFPLDEDQVVDTPTPTSTAIPPFGMSSFKQRKTSPSRLGNLTTALPSAKSLNIAPVTRTRYFPLRDRYGVDLTPLSFIPGGRIEKYLGNLNFFFIRESTSIRENGGISGFVHGFITELLAVVRAHIASLGGNAMVSFYITELILFDNQHKNQGQCLISIGGDAVYVSYYADD